The genomic segment CTTCTCTACATAGATAACATAAAAGGATTTGCATTACTGATAATCTGCCTATCTCATTTGATGCAAGCTGTTCCTCCGTTGCATGGGAGAACAACTATAGAGCTGCTGATGAATTTAACGGTTCCTCTGTTCTTTTTTATATCGGGAATTTTATACAACCCTACTAAATTTACAACAATAAAGGGATATATAAATAAAAAAACAAAATCATTATTAGTTCCATATTTATTCTTATCGTTATTATTTATTATCCTGTGCCCATATATTTATGTTCCTGATTACCTTGTCAATCAATTGAATTATCCTCGATATGGATTCTTGAACATGTATTTTCCCACCCATGTTGTAGCTTTAATCGAATGGTTGGTTGGGGATATAATTTGTGTTTTAATAGGACTCGGTAGCAGAAGTTCGATGCCTTTATGGTTCGTTTTTATCTTATACCTCGTCAGTATTACGTTTAGCGTTATATATAAAACGATGCAAAAATGGGTTCTACTAATAGGATTTTTTTCTATGCTCATGGCCTTATTTCTTCCAAACAACACAATTTTATTATATCTGCATATTAAGCCGTTCTTTATGGCTTTCGCCTTTTATACTTTAGGGTTTTTCTATAATAAACACATTCATCATTTATCATATAAAATTAAAACTCTCGGTTTGATTATTTCTTGCTGTTTGTATTTTGCAATCGATCTTGGAAATGCTAATGGCTTTGTTAACGGGAATTTTGGAAATTCTCCTCTCCTGTTTGTGTTGAATGTTTGTTCAGGCATCTATATATTACTCTTCTTTTTTGAGATATTGGAAAGAGTTAAATTTTGTAATTTGAATTATTTAATGTTGCCTTTTCAATATATCAGCCGAAACGGTTTACCAATAATCGCTGTTCATTTCTGGGCGATGCTTGTTTATAATGTTTTTTTTAGAAATCTGTTCCCTGCAAATATGCAATTTTTAATGATGTGCTTGTTTGTTGGAATTATAGTGATTGTGTCTGTTCCGCTATTAAATAGATATATTTCTATAATGCAAGTCAAAACAAGTAAACGCTTTTCGCTTAACGCAAAATAACATTCATGTTTCTCTCTTTCATCATTCCCATTTACAACTGCGAGACTTATGTGGCATCGTGTCTTGATGGTATTATCAGCGCGGGGTTAGCCACCGATGAGTTTGAGGTAGTTCTTATCGACGATGGCTCAACTGATGGCAGCGCGAGGATATGCAAAGAATACGAAAGACAACATTCTAACATACGATATATCTTTCAAAAGAATCAGGGACCTGCAACAGCACGTAATAAGGGGTTGGAAATTGCAAAGGGAGATTATGTCTGGTTTGTGGATGCTGATGATAGCATCGAGCCTAAAATAGTTTCGGTTCTGAAAAATTTGATTGTTGCAGACCCATTGATAGATATGGTTTCTTTTAGCTATATTTCCCAATATCCAGACCATAAAGAACAGCATGAGCAAGTCGCATCATCTTATGTGTGTTCGGGATTGGAGTATCTATATCAACAAAAAGATGGTTCTTATTTATGGAATCATATCTATAAAAGAACGTCCATAGGAGAAACCCGTTTCTTGGATGGCGTAAGTCATATCGAAGATACTTGTTTTAATGTGCAGACAATGATGCGATTTGCACGTGTGGCGGTCGTACCGGATGTGGGGTATTATTATAATCGATGTAATTTGCAGTCGATTTCGCAAAATCGTCAACTCAGAGACCGGGTTAAAGCGAATGCGGACTCGTTCTTAGTTTATCAAACTTTGCAGAAAGAAATGGAATGTGCAGCATTGGAGCAAAGAAAATATCTCGAAAAGGAACTTAACTTTTCCATCAATGCTCATCTATACACGATAATGCGGTTTGACAACGTGAGAACTCTTAAAAGATATGTTAACGATTATCAGAGAATGGGATTATATCCACTGAAACCAACGGGAAATGCGAAAAGTGATTTATTCCTTTGGTTGTCTAATCGGAAGTCTCTGATGTTTTTGATAATGAGAGTTGGTATATCCGTTAAAAACAAAAGGAAAAAGTATAAAGTGTAAAAAAGAAAATTTTAATATGATTTATTATTTAATATTGGCAGTAGTTCTTGGTTGTGCTGTCGGCATCAAATCGAAAGAGCAATCAGAACGGAAAGGACTCTTGGCTTTAGTCGTTGCGTTTATTGCAATTGTTTGTGGTCTGCGCGATATGCTTGGTGGATATGATAATTATATCTACGGAGAGATATTTGACGCAACGGCCCGAGATCTTCGTAACGGAGTGGATTTTTTTGCGACGGCAGCCATGACTTGGGAACATAGCGAACGGGGATATGCTGTATATACGGTGCTTATGGCATATCTCACGTCTAATCGTTATATTTATCTTTTGATTACAGCATTGTTGTTTTACAGCGTGCTATATGTGTATTTACGCAAGTTTTCACGCTACCCTTTTATTGCCTTGTTCTTCTTCCTCTGTTTATATTATTTTTTTACGTGGGTGTATATCAGACAGATTCTGGCGGTGTTGATTGTGACGGCTGCGATTCCCTATGCCGTTAAGAGGAA from the Prevotella sp. Rep29 genome contains:
- a CDS encoding acyltransferase family protein, which encodes MKERLLYIDNIKGFALLIICLSHLMQAVPPLHGRTTIELLMNLTVPLFFFISGILYNPTKFTTIKGYINKKTKSLLVPYLFLSLLFIILCPYIYVPDYLVNQLNYPRYGFLNMYFPTHVVALIEWLVGDIICVLIGLGSRSSMPLWFVFILYLVSITFSVIYKTMQKWVLLIGFFSMLMALFLPNNTILLYLHIKPFFMAFAFYTLGFFYNKHIHHLSYKIKTLGLIISCCLYFAIDLGNANGFVNGNFGNSPLLFVLNVCSGIYILLFFFEILERVKFCNLNYLMLPFQYISRNGLPIIAVHFWAMLVYNVFFRNLFPANMQFLMMCLFVGIIVIVSVPLLNRYISIMQVKTSKRFSLNAK
- a CDS encoding glycosyltransferase, translating into MFLSFIIPIYNCETYVASCLDGIISAGLATDEFEVVLIDDGSTDGSARICKEYERQHSNIRYIFQKNQGPATARNKGLEIAKGDYVWFVDADDSIEPKIVSVLKNLIVADPLIDMVSFSYISQYPDHKEQHEQVASSYVCSGLEYLYQQKDGSYLWNHIYKRTSIGETRFLDGVSHIEDTCFNVQTMMRFARVAVVPDVGYYYNRCNLQSISQNRQLRDRVKANADSFLVYQTLQKEMECAALEQRKYLEKELNFSINAHLYTIMRFDNVRTLKRYVNDYQRMGLYPLKPTGNAKSDLFLWLSNRKSLMFLIMRVGISVKNKRKKYKV